CGAGCTTCGAGCCGCGGAAATCGCTGGGGGACACCTGCTTGCCGTCCTGGTCGCTGAGCGTGAATTCCGGGAAGTTGTCGCCGGGCTGCAGTCGGATGGGTTCGGTCACGGAGTTCTCCTCAGGGTCGGGCGGAGCCGCGACGGACGAATGTACGCCGCAGCCAGGATCATGCGGCAATTTGAACACACTTTGGTCTGTTCCCCATCAGAGTGCACATAATGCCCCGGGTGCGGGTTATGCTCCCCACACATCTGAAAATTGGAACCCAGCGCCCTCACTCGGCTGCGACGCGATCAGCGTTGCTTGCGGCCCGCAGCAGCAACGAAGCTCAATTGAGGTGGGGCGCGGTGGTTCCCGTGTCGGCGCAGCGTGCTGCGTCGGCGTCTGAAAGGCAAAAGCAATGGTGAAATCGTCCGTCGCTCGTTCTTCCCGGAAAGCCCTCGGTGCCCTTGGCGCCTTCGCCGCGGTTGCCCTCGTGCTCACCGGCTGCGTCCAGAACACCGAGGGGACCGGCGGCAACGCCAACCCCACCGAGAGCGCCGAAATCTCGGTGACGAAGTCTGACACCGCCGCCGCGCTCGTGCCCGAGGAGATCTCGAGCGCTGGCGTGCTCCGCGTGGGCACCGACGCCACCTACGCTCCGAACCAGTACGCCGGCCCCGACGGGCAGCCGGTAGGTTGGGAGGTCGAACTCGTCGAGGCGATCGGCACGAAGCTTGACCTCGACGTCGAGTGGTCGAAGGAGGGCTTCGACCAGATCATCCCGAAGGTCACCGGTGGCACGCTCGACATGGGCTCGTCGAGCTTCTCCGACACCGTCGAGCGCCAGGAGTCGGTTGACTTCGTCGACTTCTACTCTGCCGGCCTCCAGTATGTACGCGGCGTTGACGTCGACCCGCTGCCGGACTCGCTGTGCGGCCTCACTATCGGCGCGCAGGCGACCACCACCTCCGACGACTACCTCATGGCCGCGAGCGACGAGTGCGAGGCGAACGGCGAGGAGCCGATCGACCTCGTGAAGAAGGACGGTCAGGACGAGGCCACGAACGACGTCGTGCTTGGAAACACCGACTACATGCTCGCCGACTCTCCGATTGCGCAGAACAGCGTGCTGCAGGCCTCCGACAAGATCACCCTTGAGGGCGACGTCTTCGACGCGGCACCGTACGGCCTCGTGTTCGCGAAGGACACCGAGCTGACGCAGGCGGTTCAGACCGCCATGCAGGAGCTCATGGATGATGGCACCTACGAACAGATCCTCAGCAACTGGGGTGTTCAGGACGGCGCCGTCGACGAAGCTGTGATCAACGGTGTCAGCTAGCACCGAACCCATCGTCGCGGTCAAGCTGCGACACCCCTGGCGGACGACCGTCGCGATCGTCCTCGTGCTGCTGCTCGCCGTATTCATTTACGACGCGGCAACGCGCGAGACCTTCCGCTGGCACCTCGTCGGGGCGTACCTCTTCGACACTCGGATCTTCCAGGCCGTCGGCGTGACCCTCGCCCTCACCATTCTCTCGATGGTGCTCGCGGTGGTCATGGGCCTCGTGCTCGCCGTCATGCGGCTCAGCGATAACCCGGTGCTGCGCACCCTGTCGTGGCTGTACCTCTGGCTCTTCCGCGGCACGCCAGTGTATGTGCAGCTCGTGTTCTGGGGTCTGCTGTCGACGATCTACCGGTCGATCGAGGTCGGCGTGCCGTTCACCGACACGACCTTCTTCACGATCGCCCCGTTCGAGGCAATCGACCTGTTCTGGCTCGCCGTGCTCGGCCTCGCCTTCAACGAGGCCGCGTACATGGCCGAGATCGTGCGCTCGGGCATTCTCTCGGTCGATGCTGGTCAGGAGGAGGCATCAAAGGCGCTCGGCATGAGCTGGCGCGACACCATGCTGCGGATCATCATTCCGCAGTCGATGCGGGTGATCATTCCGCCGACCGGCAACGAGCTCATCTCGATGCTGAAGACCACCTCGCTCGTGACAGCGCTCGGGTTCACGCTCGACCTCTATGCGCGCTCGCGGGAGATCTCGGCCGCGCTCTACGAGCCGGTGCCGCTGCTCATCGTGGCGAGCATCTGGTACCTCGTGGTCACGAGCGTGCTCATGGTCGGTCAGCACTACCTCGAGGCATACTTCGGCCGCGGGGTAGCGCCGCAGAAGGACACGGGCGTCGCCGACACCGGCGTGCTCAAGCTCCCGGCAGGGGAGCAAACCGGGGCGGTGCCGACGGCCGACTCGGCGACCTCGACGCGAACGACGGGAGACGGCGCATGACCGCAACAGCCACCGCGACGCCGATGGTGCGCGCGGAACACATCGTCAAGCGCTTCGGCTCGAACACAGTGCTCAAGGACATCTCGCTCGAGGTCGGGCGCGGCCAGGTGCTCTGCCTGATCGGGCCGTCAGGCTCGGGTAAGTCGACCCTGCTGCGCTGCATCAACCACCTCGAGACGATCGACGGCGGGCGGCTCTGGGTCGAGGACGAGCTCATCGGCTATCGGCAGCGGGGCGACAAGCTCTACGAGATGACGCCGAAGGAGGTGTCGACGCAGCGCGCTGACATCGGCATGGTGTTCCAGCGCTTCAACCTGTTCCCGCACATGACCGCGCTCGAGAACATCATTGAGGCCCCGATGCGAGTCAAGCGCGAGAAGAAGTCGGTCGCCTCGAAGCGGGCGATGGAATTGCTCGAGCAGGTCGGCCTCGCCCACAAGGCGAAGTCGTACCCCGGGCACCTCTCGGGCGGCCAGCAGCAGCGTGTCGCGATCGCCCGGGCGCTCGCGATGCAGCCGAAGCTCATGCTCTTCGACGAGCCGACCTCGGCGCTCGACCCCGAGCTCGTCGGTGACGTGCTCGGCGTCATGAAGCAGCTCGCCGAGAGCGGCATGACCATGGTCGTCGTGACGCACGAGATGGCGTTCGCACGCGATGTCGGCGATCACCTCGTGTTCATGGACGCGGGCGTCGTAGTGGAGGAGGGCGACCCGCGGGACGTCATTTCGAACCCGCAGCACGCGCGCACGAAGGCGTTCCTCTCGCGGGTTGGTTAACGACTTGCAAACACGTGTCGAGCGGTGGTAGTGTCTTCCAGTCGGTACGGCGAGGTTGACAAGTAGACTCCGCCGCTCGATTCGCGCCTCTAGCTCAATAGGCAGAGCAGCTGACTCTTAATCAGCGGGTTCCGGGTTCAAGTCCCGGGGGGCGCACGACAAATCCCCACCACGGCATCGCCGCGGTGGGGATTCCTCGTTTCCGCGTGAACCTGACAGTGACAATGCTGGGGCAGAATAGAACAACGCAGACTTTCCTGGGATCCGAAAGAAGGCAGAGCGTGGCTGTAGGTACCGTCCTCGACAAGCGCGAGTCAGCGATCGAACTCGTTCGTCCCACCACACTTGCGCAGGTGCAAGACACGGTGCGGCGCGCGCATCTCACCGGCGCACAGGTGCGGCTGATCGACCTGCAGGGTAGCGGCGACGCCGCGCAGCCCGGCATCACGATCGACCCGCGCGGCCTCCGCGGGCTCGTGAGCGTCGACCCGGCGGCGGGCACGGCGACGTTCCTCGCCGGCACGACGATCGATCAGGCTGCGACCCAACTCGAGGCCGAGGGCCTGTCGATGGTCGGTGCGCCGAGCAACGCGAAGCTCACGCTCGGCGAGGGCGTCGTGCTCGGCGGTCACAGCGGCGCACCGCGCGACGCGAGCTTCCCCGCATCCATCGCCGGCGTCACGCTCGTCGACGAGACCGGCGCAGTCCTCCGCGTCTCGGCCTCGCGCAACCCCCACTACTGGAGTGCCGCGCGTCTCTCGCTCGGCGCGCTCGGCATTGTCACCGAGGTGACTGTGCGGGTGCGTCGCTATCAGGCGCTCCGGGTCAAGCGGGTCAAGGCCGACCTGCGCTCGATGCTCCGCGACCTGCCCGAGGCGCGCAGCAAGGTCGACTATTACGTCGCGGCCTGGCGCCCCGGCCACGACGCCGTCAAGCTCACGCTCGGCTGGCTCGAGGATGCGTCGCCCGCGCAGGTCGCGGCACGTCGCGGCAATCTGTCATCGGCGCTCCACGCGCAGGACGAAAAGCCGAGCCTGTTTGGTCGCCTCCGCGCCGGCGTGCGTCGCTTGTTCGGCGGCGGCACCGAGCGCCTCGACGAGCGCCGCGAGGGCTCGACCGGCTCGCTCGCCGAGGGGCGTGACGTCGCCGGCGCGAACTCGAGCGCGGTGACGATGGAATACCAGTTCCCGCTCTACAAGGTCGACCTCGTGCTGCAGGCGCTGCACGAGCTCGCGCAGCGCAACCGCGCGTTCTCGGGCGTCCAGGCGCGCCTCGGCATGGTCGCGCGCGACGACGTGTGGCTGTCGCCGGCGTACGGACAGGATGTCGTGGCCGTCGCGCTCGACGTGAGTGACGCATCCGGCCGCAACCTCGAGGCCCTGCAGCAGACCGAGGAACTCTTCATCTACCTCGGCGGGCTGCCGAACTGGGCGGGTTGGAACACCTTCACCGCCGGCGAAGCTGCCGACGTCATGCCCCGCTACAGCGACTTCGTGCACATCGCTCACGACCTTGATCCTGATGGAATCTTCAGGAACGCGGCGGCGGACCGCCTGGTGCATTAAGTTTCAGAGGAAACTTATTTTTAGGGGGCTCGCATGCGGGCGTCCTAGAATCGGTGCGTTCAGCACCTTCCCACGACGAATGGAAATCCCAGGGCATGGCCAGTAAAGACCGCGACCGTATTCGACAGCTTCGTGAGGAAGCCAACGCGCTTCGCAAGAAGGAAGAGGCTCGCAAGCGTCGCAGCCGGATGTTCGCCCAGCTCGGTATTGTGGCCGGCGCCGTCGTCGTGATTGCGGCGCTCGTGCTCCTCGTCGTGATGGGCCCGAAGTGGTTCAGTAACCAGGTGACACCGTCCGCTGAAGGCGAGATCGAACTCACGAACTCGGCGGGCGAGGCAGTGAGCCTGCCCATCCGTGTCGAGGAAGATGGCGGCGTCGTGGTCGGCTCTGACGACGCGCCCGCGAAGCTCGACTACTACTTCGACTTCTCCTGCCCGCACTGCCAGGACTACCACACCGCGATGGAGTCGTCGTACGAGCAGGTTATTGCCGACGGCGACGTGCAGGTGACCTATCACATGATCCGCTTCGTGCAGGACTACGGCCAGTACGCTGGCTCGGCCACCGCGGGTGTCATCAGCGCAGACCCGAGCCTCTTCTACACCGTCGTGAACGGCATCTTCTCGGTGCCGGCCGAGACGCAGGTCACCTGGGGCTACAGCGACTACGCGTCGTACGTACAGACCCTCGGCTTCACCGACGAAGAGGTTATCCAGAACATCGCCGACGGCAACTACGGCGGCTGGATCAGCGACAACACCCAGCGCGCCCGTGAAGACGGCATCTCGGGCACCCCTTCCGTTGCAGTGAACGGCACGCTCCTCGAGACCGTGCCCGCCTCGCTCGACGAGCTGCTTGACGCCATCGGCGCCGAGCCCGCGGCGACGACCGACTCGACCACCGAGCCGACCGCCACGACGGGGAACTAGCTCTTGAGCGCGACCCTTGACGAACGCCTCGGCGAGGAGGCGAGCGACACGGCCATTCCGGCTGCCGCCCGCACCCTCGTCACGGGGTGGACCCTCCTCATCGGCGGCGGTATTGGCCTCATCGCGAGCTTCATGCTCACGATCGAGTACTTCCACAACCTCGCCGACCCGAGCGCCGAGTTGCTCTGCGACCTCAGCGTCTTTGTCACCTGCCAGCCGGCGATGAACTCGACCGCGGGGGCCATCCTCGGCTTCCCGAACGTCATTCTCGGCCTCGTCTGCTTCACGATCGCGGTCGTCTCGGGCGTCGTGCTCGTCGCCCGTGTTAAGCTGCCGGACTGGTACTTCGTCGGCCTGCAGATCGGCCTGATCGGCGCCGCAGTGCTCATCACCTACCTGCAGTGGTTCTCGGCCTTCGAGCTGCGCGCCCTCTGCCTCTGGTGCATGGTCATCTGGACCGCCACGATCCCGACCGTCACCCTCACCACGATCGGCAACCTCGCGAACGGCCGCCTCGGCCGCGGGGGAGTGAAGCTCGGCAAGGGCCTCGCCAACTGGGCGTGGGTCGTCGTCGTGATCTGGTACCTCGCCGTCATCGGCCTCGTGCTCGCCGGCATGTGGGAACCGATCCGGCTCAGCCTGATCTAGCAGCGCATCCCCACAAACGCTTCGGGCGGGTGACCAACCGGTCACCCGCCCGAAGCGTTTGTAGCGGTGCTTAGCTCGCGCGCTTGAGCTCGTCGTCGCCGGCGTCGTTTGCCGGCCTCGCGGGCTCGATGGCGCGCAGGGGCTCGGGTCGCTCGAGCTCGGCGACGTCGGCGATCGTGTTCTGCACGCGGCGCACGAGGTCGGCCGACATGATTTCCGAGAACACCGCGTCGTCGCCCGGGTCGCGGCCCGTGCGCCATTCGAGGCGGTAGCGGCCCCGCGGGCCGAAGAGGTCGTCGAACAGGCGCAGCAGCTCGAGCTGGGCCTCGGTCGTCAGCGCGGCCTCGGGCTGGAGCATGCGCGGCGGGTGCTGGGGCGCCGGCGCGAGGCCGAGACCGGCGAAGTTCGGATGCGCGCTGAGCGGCATCGCCGGACGGCCGGAGGGCGTCGGGATGAGACCGGCGTAGCGGGGCTCCTCGGACTCGGCCTCGACCTCGGTCGCCTCGGGCTCCTCGTAGTCGTCCTCGTCGATCGAGTCGAGCTCGGCGACCTCAAAGCTCGGTGCTTCCACCGGCGCCTCGACGGGCGCGACTTCGGCGGCCGGCGCGGGTGCGACCTCGGCGGGCGGCGAGGCGGCCGCGGCCGGCGCTTCGACTCGGTGCTCCGGCACCGCGACGGTCGGCGGCTCGGGCACGACATAGTCGGCGGGGGTGGTCACGACGGCGCGAGCCTCGGGGGTCGGCTGCGGCGCGGCTGCCTGCAGGGGCGCCGCGACACGGGGCTGCGCCCACTGCTCGGGCATCGAGACGGGTGCCTGCGACGGGGAGGTCGGCTCGGCCTGCGGAGCCGGTGCGGTCTGAGCGCTGTCTGCCTGCGGTTCGCCGAGGCCGGCGAGTTTGCGGAACCAGCCGAACATTGGGCACCCCTTTCCTACGTGTGGGCACGCGAAACTCGCGCGCGTACACGAAGCCTACGGATTCAGCGCCTCAGAATCCGGGTGCGACACTCGCGCTCAGGGAACTAGTCGAGTTCTTCCTGGCGTGCCTCTTCGACGCGCTCGCGCACTCCGGCGATCGCGAGGGCGAGCGTGGCGCCGACGGCGATCCACGTCGCGACGATGCGCAGCGTCGAGTTCGATTCCTGCGTCGTCTTCACCGCGGGGACGATGCCCGCGACCGCGGAAAGGACTGCCCCGTTGAGTAGATACTTGCGCACCGGTCATCACTCCTTGCGGTGGGTTGGCGGCTCGCAGCGCCGCGATGTCGCGAACCAGCCTAGCGCCCCATTGCGGCCATTGCGACGCGGTGTGGCGGCGTGTACCGTAAATGCTGACCGATCGGTCAGGGCTTGACGATTCATCGCCCCTCCCGCTGAAGGACCCCCGTGACAGAACCCAGCGCGCCGGCCAAGCATGAGCTCGCCGAACGCATCCGTACCGTTGCCCTCCAAGAGTTCGCCGCCCGCGGCTATGGCGTCTCACTCCAGCAGATTGCCGAGCGCAGCGGCTGCACGAAGGCGAATGTGCTCTATCACTTCGGCAGTAAAGAGGAGCTCTTCCGGGCGGTGCTCGCGCCGGTGATCGAGGCGAGCCGCGAGCTCGAGCGTCGCCTCGACGTCGAGCCCGACTTCGACCCGGCGCGAGGCGCGGCCGAACTCATGGTGAATAACCGCCACGCGGTGAGGATGCTCGTCTTCCACCACCGCTCGCTGCCAGACGCCCGCGAGGCGAACTTCTTCCTCGACATCATCCAGCGCGTTGCGGCGAAGCTTGCGCCGAACGATCCGACCGCGCCGACGCGCGCCGTGGTCGCGTTCATCGGTATCGCCTATGTGCTCTCGGTCGACCCCGAAGACGCCGACGCTGCCGACTTCCCGCAGTTCGACGTTGATTTCCCGGGGTTCACGAGCCTCGACGCCATCGCGCAGCTCGTCTGCCAACTCACCCTCGCCCCCTCGCTCTAAGGACTTCATCCCGTGGCGCTGCTTCTCTATCGCATCGGACGCTTTTCATTTCGGCACGCCTGGCAGGTGCTTGTCTCCTGGCTCGTCGTATTTGCCGCCGCGTTGGGCCTCGGGCTGGGGCTCGGCGGGCAGATGAACGAGTCGTTCGAGATTCCCGGCAGCGAGTCGCAGGATGCGCTCGACCGCCTCGCGCAGGTGTTCCCCGAAGTCGCGGGGCTGAGCGCCCAGGTCGTAATCGAGACGACCGACGGCAGCTCAATCGACACCCACCGCGACGAACTCGCGCAGGTCGCGAGTGACATCAGCGACCTCGAGCACGTGACGCAGGCGCTCGATCCGTACTCGGAGTACGCGACCGGCACGCTCAGCGACGACGGCGAGGCCGCGATCATCCAGGTGCAGTTCGACACCGACATGATGGACAAACTCGGCGACGACAAGCAGAACGTCGTCGACATCGCCGAGACGTTGGAAGACGACGGCCTGCGCGTGGAGTTCGGCGGCACCCTTTATCAAGACATCACCTACGGGCTCACCGTCACCGAGGCGATCGGCGTGGCCTTCGCCGCGATCGTGCTCATCGTCGCCTTCGGCTCGGTGCTCGCCGCGGGCCTGCCCCTCGCCTCCGCGCTGCTTGCCGTCGGCGTGACGATGGGCGCGCTGCTGTTCGTCACCCGCTTCGTTGTCGTCTCGAACGCGAGCCCGCTGCTCGCCGTAATGATCGGCATCGCGGTCGGCATCGACTACGCCCTGTTCATCTTGTCGCGGCACCGCAACCAGCTGGCAAAGGGGATGCGGGTCGAGGAATCGGCCGCGACCTCCGTCGGCACGAGCGGCTCGGCGGTGACCTTCGCCGCGGCCACCGTCATGGTGGCGCTGCTTGGCTTGCTCATCGTCGACATCCCCTTCCTCTCGGTCATGGGCGTCGCGGCGGCGGGCGGCGTGCTCATGGCGCTGCTCGCCGCGCTCACCCTGCTGCCCGCGCTGTTCGGGCTCGCGGGCGAGCGCCTGCGCCCGAAGGAGGGCAGCCGCGTCTGGCGACGCGAGACCGGCGAGAACGCGAAGCCGACGATGGGTCGCCGATGGGTGCGGCTGGTGCTGCGGGCCCCCATCGTGTTCGTCATTCTCGTCATCGGTGTGCTCGGGGTCACCGCCCTGCCGGCGCTGCACATGGAGACCTCGCTGCCGAGCGGCAAGAACGAGGCCGAGGGCGCAACCGCCCGCGAGGCGTACGACATGATCACCGATCACTTCGGTGAGGGCAGCAACGGCCCGATGCTCGTCATGCTCGACATCACGCAGATGGACAACGACACGCTCGTCGACGATCTCGCAGCGATCCGTGACCGCGTCGCGGCAGTGCCGGGTGTCGCGTCCGCCGGTGACGCCCTGCCGAATCCCACGGTCGACTCCGCGATCATCCAGGTGATCCCGACGACCGGGCCCGCCGACCCCGAGACGACGAAGACCGTCGCCGCGCTCCGCGCGCTCGCGGCCGGCATCGAGGCCGACTACAACGCTGTGAGCTCGGTCACTGGCTCGACGGCCGTGCAGATCGACATCACCGACCGGCTCAACGGCGCGCTCTTGCCCTTCGCTGGCGTCGTCGTCGGGCTCAGCTTCATCCTGCTCGCCCTCGTTTTCCGTTCGATCCTCGTGCCGCTCAAGGCGGCCGTGAGCTTCCTGCTCTCGGCGTTCGCCGCGTTCGGCGTGGTGGTTATGGTGTTCCAAGACGGCGTGCTCGGCACGATCATGGGCATCGTGCCCGGGCCGATCATCTCGTTCCTGCCGGTCATCCTGCTCGCAATCGTCTTCGGGCTCGCGATGGACTACGAGGTGTTCCTCGTCTCGGGCATGCGCGAGGCGCACGTGCGCGGGCTGGAACCGAGGGAGGCGATCGAAGAGGGGTTCGCGTCGGCCGCCCGCGTCGTCACCGCGGCCGCGCTCATCATGTTCTTCGTGTTCGTCGCCTTCGTGCCCGAGGGCGCGGGCGTGATCAAGGTGATCGCGCTCGGCCTCGCTGTCGGCATCTTCTTCGACGCATTCCTCGTGCGCATGACCCTCGTGCCCGCGCTCATGGCGCTGTTCGGCAGGCACGCCTGGCAGCTGCCGAAGTGGCTCGAGCGCAATCTACCCGACCTCGACATCGAGGGCGAGCACCTGCGCGAGTACCGCGGACGGGCCGAGTGGGCGCAGCAGCACCACGCGGCGATCGCGTTCGAAGACCTCGTCGTGGGCAGCGAGCGCGCGCAGTTCGCCCCGGTGACGGGCGAGGTACACGCGGGCGGCGTGCTCGTAGTGCGGGGCGAGGTGGCGCCGCGCGCCGTCGTCGCCGCGACCTTCGCCGGCCGGGTGAACCCCTACGGTGGCCGACTTCACGTGCTCGGCCGCACGCTGCCCGGCGACGGCGGCGCCCTGATCTCACGCGTCGCGATCGCCGACCTCGGCAACCTCGACGACCGGGCGCGCGAACTGTCGCTCGGCCAGCTCATCGGCCGCCACGGCGCGTTCGGCCGCACCGACCTGCGCACCGAGCTGCCCGAGCATCAGGTCGTGTCGGTGATTGAGGACCTCGACGCCGCGCTGCGTTCGGTCGGCTGGGACGGCCCGCGCCTCACGGCGCAGACCCGGCTCACCAGCCTGGATGCGCTGGGCCGCGCCGTCGCGCTCGCAGGCGCCGCCGTGGTCGAGCTTCCCGAGCTGCTCGTGCTCGAGGTCGGTGCGCTCGGCTTCGACTTCCGCGCGGGCGCGCTCGTCGCACGGGCCGTCGCGGCCGTGCAGCGGCTGATCCGCGACGACGTCACCCTCGTACTCACGACGGGCGTGGCGTTCGACGCCGCGCAGCTGCGCGAGCTCGGGCGTGAGATCGAGGTCATCAACCTCGTCCGCGCGAAATCGAGCCCAGCATCCGCCAATCTTGACTCTTCTGCCCGAAAGGAGCTGCACCGATGAGCGGCACGCAGCGCACCGCGACCGGCTTCACCGGCGCACGTATTCGCAACATCCTCATCGCGGTCTTGCTCCCACTCGCGATCGTCGGCCTCTACTTCGCCGCGCTGAGCGGCAGCAGCCAGCGCGACGACGCCCTGCCCGTCGTGCTCGTAAACAACGACCAGATGGTCGAGCAGACGAACAACGACGGCACGACGACCCAGGTCGTCGCGGGCCGCTTGCTCGTCACCTGGCTCACCGACCCCGAGAACGCCGGCGCCTATAACTGGGAGCTCGTCAACGCTGAGACGGCGCAGGAGCGGCTCGACGCGGGCACCGCGTACGCGGCCGTCGAGATTCCCGAGAACTTTTCGGCCGCGGTCGTGTCGCTCGGCGGAGGCGAGCCCGAGGCCGCGCGCATCAACGTGACGGTGAGCCAGTCGTCCGATTGGATGACTGGCGAGGTCACCCAGCAGCTCTTCGACGGCATGACTGCCGAGTTCGGGCAGCAGCTCACGAACCAGGTCGCGGTCGGCCTCGCGGACGGGCTCAACGACTCGGCCGACGGACTCGAACAGGCTGCCGACGGTGCGCAGCAGCTCGCCGATGGCGCGGGCGAGCTCGGCTCGGGCTTCACGCAGTACCAGGACGGCGCGCAGGAGCTCGCGGATGCGGGTGGCCAGGCCGCCGACGGCGCCTCGCAGCTTGCCGACGGCGCGGGCGAGTTCGGCGACGGCGTCGAACAGTACGTGTCGGGCGTCGACTCGTACATCGACGGGGTTGAGCAGTACACCTCGGGCTCCGACCAGCTGGCCTCGGGTGTAACCGAGTTCGCGGGCGGCATCGACACCTACACCGACGGCGTTGGCCAGTACGTCGACGGCGTGCAGCAGCTCGCCGACGGGCTCGGGCAACTGGATGCGGGCAGCGGTCAGCTGCAGGATGCGGCCGGCCAGCTCAACGACATCGCCGGCCAGCTCGAGTCGAACAGCGGCAACATCGACCAGGCGCTCGCGGGGCTCGAGCAACTCAGCACCCTGATCTCGCAGCTCGATTCGCTCGACCCGAGCGCGCTGACCACCTATTGCGATCAGCTCGAAGCGATCGACCCGGCGCAGGCGGACGCCTGCCGTGGCGCGATCGAGCAGATGGTGAGCCAGCTGCCCGGCGGCACGATCGACCTCGGCGGCATCGAGAGCGAGCTCAACTCGCTCATCGACCAGGTCGGTGGCGTGCAGGATGCCGGCGATCAGCTCGGCCAGCTAGCCGACGGCCTCACGCAGTACACCGAGGGCGTCACCGCCTCGGCGCAGGGCGCGAGCGAACTCTCGGCCGCCGGCGACGAGCTCGTCAGCGGTGGGGGAGAACTCTCTTCCGGTGCGAGCGAACTCTCGTCGGGCGCATCGCAGCTCAGCGGTGCATCGACGCAGCTCAGTGACGCGGGCGGCCAGCTGCAGGATGCGGGCGGCCAGCTCACCGGCGGCGCGAGCGAGCTGTCGAGTGGCGCGGGCGAACTCTCGGATGGGCTGACCCAGCTCGCCGACGGCCAGCAGCAACTCGTGGAGGGCGGCGACGAACTCGGCGACGGCATTCAGAGCCTGCGCGAGAGTGCGAGCACGATGTCGCAGTCGCTGCAGGACGGCGCCGATCAGGCGAAGAACGCGATCGGTGACCCGGATGCGTTCGCCGACGCGGTTGCGCAGCCGGTCGTTGCCGAGGTGAACGGCGTGCACAACCCCACCTTTGCCGGGATGCTCGCCGCGCTCCTCCTGCCCATCGGCATCTGGCTTGCCGGCCTCATCGCCTCGCTGCGCCGTGGCCTCGTCACCGACGAGATGCTCGCGTCGAGCGCATCGACCTGGAGCATCCTGCTCGCGGCCACGCGCCGCCTGGCACAGCCGGTGCTCCTCGTTGCCAGCGTCGTGACCCTCGCGCAGCACGTCTTCTTCGGGGTGCCGTGGTCGGGGATCGGCATCACGATCCTCTTCGCACTGCTCGGCACCGCGGTGACCGTGGCGCTGCACCTGCTCTTTGCCGCCTGCGCGAAGCGGCGCACCGCCGTATTGAGTTCGCTCGTCGCGCTGGCGCTACAGCTGTTGCTCGTGCGCGGGTTCTTCCCGCTCGAGCTTCGTTCGGGCTGGGTCGAGACGCTGAGCGGCTGGGCGCC
The Gulosibacter sediminis genome window above contains:
- a CDS encoding TetR/AcrR family transcriptional regulator codes for the protein MTEPSAPAKHELAERIRTVALQEFAARGYGVSLQQIAERSGCTKANVLYHFGSKEELFRAVLAPVIEASRELERRLDVEPDFDPARGAAELMVNNRHAVRMLVFHHRSLPDAREANFFLDIIQRVAAKLAPNDPTAPTRAVVAFIGIAYVLSVDPEDADAADFPQFDVDFPGFTSLDAIAQLVCQLTLAPSL
- a CDS encoding DsbA family protein; this encodes MASKDRDRIRQLREEANALRKKEEARKRRSRMFAQLGIVAGAVVVIAALVLLVVMGPKWFSNQVTPSAEGEIELTNSAGEAVSLPIRVEEDGGVVVGSDDAPAKLDYYFDFSCPHCQDYHTAMESSYEQVIADGDVQVTYHMIRFVQDYGQYAGSATAGVISADPSLFYTVVNGIFSVPAETQVTWGYSDYASYVQTLGFTDEEVIQNIADGNYGGWISDNTQRAREDGISGTPSVAVNGTLLETVPASLDELLDAIGAEPAATTDSTTEPTATTGN
- a CDS encoding D-arabinono-1,4-lactone oxidase, translating into MAVGTVLDKRESAIELVRPTTLAQVQDTVRRAHLTGAQVRLIDLQGSGDAAQPGITIDPRGLRGLVSVDPAAGTATFLAGTTIDQAATQLEAEGLSMVGAPSNAKLTLGEGVVLGGHSGAPRDASFPASIAGVTLVDETGAVLRVSASRNPHYWSAARLSLGALGIVTEVTVRVRRYQALRVKRVKADLRSMLRDLPEARSKVDYYVAAWRPGHDAVKLTLGWLEDASPAQVAARRGNLSSALHAQDEKPSLFGRLRAGVRRLFGGGTERLDERREGSTGSLAEGRDVAGANSSAVTMEYQFPLYKVDLVLQALHELAQRNRAFSGVQARLGMVARDDVWLSPAYGQDVVAVALDVSDASGRNLEALQQTEELFIYLGGLPNWAGWNTFTAGEAADVMPRYSDFVHIAHDLDPDGIFRNAAADRLVH
- a CDS encoding amino acid ABC transporter permease translates to MSASTEPIVAVKLRHPWRTTVAIVLVLLLAVFIYDAATRETFRWHLVGAYLFDTRIFQAVGVTLALTILSMVLAVVMGLVLAVMRLSDNPVLRTLSWLYLWLFRGTPVYVQLVFWGLLSTIYRSIEVGVPFTDTTFFTIAPFEAIDLFWLAVLGLAFNEAAYMAEIVRSGILSVDAGQEEASKALGMSWRDTMLRIIIPQSMRVIIPPTGNELISMLKTTSLVTALGFTLDLYARSREISAALYEPVPLLIVASIWYLVVTSVLMVGQHYLEAYFGRGVAPQKDTGVADTGVLKLPAGEQTGAVPTADSATSTRTTGDGA
- a CDS encoding amino acid ABC transporter ATP-binding protein, whose product is MTATATATPMVRAEHIVKRFGSNTVLKDISLEVGRGQVLCLIGPSGSGKSTLLRCINHLETIDGGRLWVEDELIGYRQRGDKLYEMTPKEVSTQRADIGMVFQRFNLFPHMTALENIIEAPMRVKREKKSVASKRAMELLEQVGLAHKAKSYPGHLSGGQQQRVAIARALAMQPKLMLFDEPTSALDPELVGDVLGVMKQLAESGMTMVVVTHEMAFARDVGDHLVFMDAGVVVEEGDPRDVISNPQHARTKAFLSRVG
- a CDS encoding vitamin K epoxide reductase family protein, with the translated sequence MSATLDERLGEEASDTAIPAAARTLVTGWTLLIGGGIGLIASFMLTIEYFHNLADPSAELLCDLSVFVTCQPAMNSTAGAILGFPNVILGLVCFTIAVVSGVVLVARVKLPDWYFVGLQIGLIGAAVLITYLQWFSAFELRALCLWCMVIWTATIPTVTLTTIGNLANGRLGRGGVKLGKGLANWAWVVVVIWYLAVIGLVLAGMWEPIRLSLI
- a CDS encoding ABC transporter substrate-binding protein; translated protein: MVKSSVARSSRKALGALGAFAAVALVLTGCVQNTEGTGGNANPTESAEISVTKSDTAAALVPEEISSAGVLRVGTDATYAPNQYAGPDGQPVGWEVELVEAIGTKLDLDVEWSKEGFDQIIPKVTGGTLDMGSSSFSDTVERQESVDFVDFYSAGLQYVRGVDVDPLPDSLCGLTIGAQATTTSDDYLMAASDECEANGEEPIDLVKKDGQDEATNDVVLGNTDYMLADSPIAQNSVLQASDKITLEGDVFDAAPYGLVFAKDTELTQAVQTAMQELMDDGTYEQILSNWGVQDGAVDEAVINGVS